One stretch of Acidobacteriota bacterium DNA includes these proteins:
- a CDS encoding DapH/DapD/GlmU-related protein, translating to MVKSGSGKGSKTLCLIGGGKGARYIINRIAEIQNSIGNVPIYRDIVFVDDNVSKPIDLGELNIQLSPGTIESLGKFSDVDKLDPEKYDLFITFSKDMKLRSDLFDRFRDRFDFACLYRDNPPLITMGVGNFVFDHSLIEPFASIGDNNVISSATVINHHNVIGDSNLFGPGCFLSGSVRVGNRCRIGGGVVLEPGVKIGDDCDIASGTVITTDLPAKTRVLAYRDMKQKGVYQGNRIIRN from the coding sequence ATGGTAAAAAGCGGCTCCGGTAAAGGCAGCAAGACTCTGTGCCTGATCGGCGGCGGGAAGGGCGCCCGTTACATTATCAACAGGATCGCCGAGATTCAGAACAGCATTGGCAACGTCCCCATTTACAGGGATATCGTCTTTGTCGATGATAACGTAAGCAAGCCCATCGACCTCGGTGAACTCAATATACAACTGTCGCCCGGCACCATCGAGAGCCTGGGCAAGTTCAGCGACGTTGACAAGCTTGATCCCGAGAAGTATGATCTCTTTATCACCTTCAGCAAAGACATGAAACTCAGGAGCGACCTGTTCGACCGGTTCCGGGACCGTTTTGACTTTGCCTGCCTGTACAGGGATAATCCGCCGTTAATCACCATGGGAGTCGGCAACTTCGTGTTTGACCATAGTCTTATTGAGCCGTTCGCCAGTATCGGTGACAACAACGTGATCTCTTCGGCCACCGTGATCAACCACCATAACGTTATCGGGGACAGCAACCTTTTCGGCCCCGGGTGTTTCCTGTCCGGCTCGGTCCGGGTCGGAAACCGGTGCCGGATCGGCGGCGGTGTCGTCCTTGAACCGGGAGTAAAGATCGGCGATGACTGTGATATCGCATCGGGAACGGTAATAACGACCGACTTGCCGGCGAAGACACGCGTCCTGGCATATCGGGACATGAAGCAAAAAGGCGTATACCAGGGAAACAGGATTATCAGAAACTGA
- a CDS encoding dihydroorotase, whose amino-acid sequence MTSRKYDMVIAGGQVIDPKLGFGRDASVFIKDGRIARVEKESAALHKMLRSFDHDQIIDAAGRLVVPGLIDVHVHLREPGREDAETIETGCRAAAAGGFTAVCCMPNTNPSIDNQEAVKFVQDRAKTADARVYVFGAITKNLEGKELSEIGDLVKVGAVAVTDDGNYVQNPEIMRRALEYCKMFDIPVAQHAEDQYLCADGVMNESFQSSRLGMTGRPAAAEEIAVLRDIALCRMTGARLHIHHLSVRRAVEAVRQAKAEGLPITSEACPHHFVLTDDEIGKKFDTNLRVNPPIRSAEDRDAVIKGLVDGTIDCIASDHAPHPDEDKDCEFDRAPSGMIGLETTLGLVKTHIIDKGYLNWGDAIRKMTVNPARIFRLQGGDFSEGGVADITIIDPDKKWIVRADRFRSRSRNSPFVGRRLSGQVVKTILGGRVVFDEEA is encoded by the coding sequence ATGACCTCCAGGAAGTATGACATGGTGATTGCGGGCGGGCAGGTGATCGATCCCAAACTCGGTTTCGGCCGGGACGCCTCCGTGTTCATCAAGGACGGCAGGATCGCGCGCGTCGAGAAGGAATCCGCCGCCCTCCACAAAATGCTCCGATCTTTCGACCACGACCAGATTATCGACGCCGCCGGCAGGCTGGTCGTGCCGGGTCTGATCGACGTTCACGTGCACCTCCGTGAGCCCGGCCGGGAAGATGCCGAGACCATAGAGACCGGCTGCCGGGCGGCGGCCGCCGGCGGCTTCACGGCCGTCTGTTGCATGCCCAACACCAACCCGAGTATCGACAACCAGGAAGCCGTCAAGTTCGTTCAGGATCGTGCCAAGACGGCCGACGCCCGCGTTTACGTTTTTGGAGCCATTACAAAGAACCTTGAAGGCAAGGAACTCTCCGAGATCGGCGACCTCGTCAAGGTAGGGGCGGTAGCGGTCACTGATGACGGCAACTATGTCCAGAATCCGGAGATCATGCGCCGAGCCCTCGAGTACTGCAAGATGTTCGATATCCCGGTGGCCCAGCACGCCGAGGATCAGTACCTGTGCGCGGACGGAGTGATGAACGAGTCGTTCCAGTCCAGCCGCCTGGGCATGACCGGTCGACCGGCCGCGGCCGAAGAGATCGCGGTGCTGCGCGATATCGCCCTGTGCCGTATGACCGGTGCACGCCTGCACATCCATCACCTCTCGGTAAGACGGGCGGTCGAGGCCGTTCGCCAGGCCAAAGCCGAGGGCCTTCCGATCACCAGCGAGGCCTGCCCGCACCACTTTGTGTTAACGGATGACGAGATCGGGAAGAAGTTCGACACCAACCTTCGCGTCAATCCGCCCATCCGCAGCGCCGAGGACCGTGACGCCGTGATAAAGGGGCTCGTGGACGGAACGATTGACTGCATTGCCTCCGACCACGCCCCCCACCCGGACGAGGACAAGGACTGTGAATTCGACCGGGCGCCTTCCGGCATGATCGGCCTTGAAACGACGCTCGGGCTGGTCAAGACTCACATTATCGACAAAGGCTACCTGAACTGGGGTGACGCCATCCGCAAGATGACCGTGAATCCGGCTCGCATTTTCAGGCTGCAGGGCGGAGACTTCAGCGAGGGTGGCGTAGCCGACATCACCATCATCGATCCGGACAAGAAATGGATCGTCCGGGCCGACCGCTTCCGGTCCCGGTCGCGCAATTCCCCGTTTGTCGGACGGCGGCTTTCGGGACAGGTGGTCAAGACGATTCTGGGCGGCCGGGTGGTCTTTGACGAGGAGGCTTAG
- a CDS encoding nitrilase-related carbon-nitrogen hydrolase: MRTRVVQKDVTNRDLTAYLRSAREDGIELICFGELAVSGCLYSRRAVKPIESWLELFAPYGLRVMCGLPVRDEEARLQNVYLYCYEGRYLTYSKVHLFPAMNEDKVYTAGTSPGIWQTDFGRVGVAICYDIRFEGLFTELRRRKVETLFVPAAFPRVRIGDWSRLLIERARQCRCPVVGINAIGNDGVNEFGGRSAVLASDGSVIAEADETSETILDVDL, encoded by the coding sequence ATGAGAACACGCGTTGTCCAGAAGGACGTCACCAACCGTGACCTGACCGCGTATCTCCGGTCCGCCCGGGAGGACGGCATCGAGCTGATCTGCTTTGGTGAGTTGGCCGTCAGCGGGTGCCTGTATTCCCGCCGGGCGGTGAAGCCGATTGAAAGCTGGCTCGAGTTGTTTGCACCCTACGGGCTGCGCGTAATGTGCGGCCTGCCCGTGCGGGATGAAGAGGCACGCCTGCAAAACGTGTACCTGTACTGTTACGAGGGCAGGTACCTTACGTACTCCAAGGTACACCTGTTTCCAGCCATGAACGAGGACAAGGTGTACACGGCGGGAACGTCACCCGGAATCTGGCAGACGGATTTCGGGCGGGTCGGCGTGGCCATCTGTTACGATATCCGCTTTGAGGGACTATTCACTGAGTTGAGGCGCCGGAAGGTCGAAACGCTCTTTGTCCCGGCGGCTTTTCCGCGCGTGCGAATAGGCGATTGGTCGCGGCTGCTTATCGAACGGGCGAGACAATGCCGGTGCCCGGTGGTGGGCATAAACGCGATCGGCAACGACGGCGTGAACGAATTCGGCGGCAGGTCCGCCGTGCTGGCCTCTGACGGCTCGGTGATCGCGGAGGCGGACGAGACCTCCGAGACAATACTCGACGTTGACTTGTAG
- a CDS encoding glycosyltransferase family 2 protein yields the protein MQAEPKYDFFVSTVVPALNEEGNIDELCRLYGEMLGTAPFNGELVLVDDGSTDGTLEKVMENARKYDFVRFASHQRNRGLTEALQTGFAAARGDVFIFYPADLQYLPEDIPALVEPIARGADICTGWKQGKYKKRFVSRVYNWFSRRIFNLAVHDLNSVKAFRREVVESIFLRRDWHRYLVVLAANEGFRIEERKVPVYERKWGKTKFSVWRIPVGVLDMLAVKFQITFLAKPLLYFGAAGALMFLLGVLVGLFALYLRYIAGHGERNLLTLTVLLIGVGMGLFMMGFMAEGLTALREEIADLRKKTGAAHQERKHRNEDTT from the coding sequence GTGCAAGCGGAGCCCAAATACGATTTCTTCGTCTCGACTGTCGTTCCCGCGCTGAACGAGGAAGGCAACATCGACGAGTTGTGCCGGCTGTACGGCGAGATGCTCGGCACGGCCCCGTTCAATGGGGAACTGGTCCTTGTCGACGACGGTTCCACCGACGGCACCCTCGAGAAAGTCATGGAGAATGCGCGCAAGTACGACTTCGTCCGGTTCGCCTCGCACCAGCGCAACCGCGGCCTGACCGAGGCACTCCAGACCGGGTTTGCGGCCGCCCGGGGCGACGTGTTCATATTTTACCCCGCTGATTTGCAGTACCTTCCGGAGGACATCCCCGCCCTGGTGGAGCCGATCGCCCGTGGCGCTGACATCTGCACCGGCTGGAAGCAGGGCAAATACAAGAAGCGTTTCGTCTCCCGCGTGTACAACTGGTTTTCGCGCAGGATCTTCAACCTGGCCGTCCATGACCTTAACTCCGTCAAGGCGTTCAGACGTGAAGTGGTCGAGAGCATTTTCCTGCGCCGCGACTGGCACCGCTACCTTGTCGTACTGGCCGCCAACGAGGGCTTTCGGATCGAAGAGAGAAAGGTGCCGGTGTACGAGAGGAAATGGGGCAAGACGAAGTTTTCCGTCTGGCGGATACCGGTAGGCGTGCTCGACATGCTGGCGGTCAAGTTCCAGATCACGTTTCTGGCCAAGCCGTTGCTGTATTTCGGTGCGGCCGGCGCGCTCATGTTTCTCCTCGGTGTGCTGGTGGGCCTTTTTGCCCTCTACCTGAGATACATCGCGGGGCATGGCGAGCGCAACCTGCTGACCCTCACGGTGCTGTTGATCGGTGTGGGCATGGGCCTGTTCATGATGGGCTTTATGGCCGAGGGGCTTACGGCCCTCAGGGAAGAAATCGCTGACCTTCGAAAAAAGACCGGCGCTGCGCACCAGGAACGCAAGCACCGGAACGAGGATACGACGTAG
- the pyrR gene encoding bifunctional pyr operon transcriptional regulator/uracil phosphoribosyltransferase PyrR — MPHKPEIILDEKKISRALTRIAHEILEHNAGAETLAIIGIWTRGAHLARRIADLIEQLEGIRVPVGFMDISLYRDDVHSQLDQPVIQRTEILFSVVDRNLILVDDVLFSGRTVRAALDQIIDFGRPRSIQLAVLIDRGHRELPIKADYVGANIPTNRADQVVLEVLEKEGADRVYVLHGRSSATGKRKRPKAKAGETGAGGTGGRRPASKKGAKK, encoded by the coding sequence TTGCCGCATAAACCTGAGATAATTCTCGACGAGAAGAAAATCAGCCGTGCCCTGACCAGGATTGCCCACGAGATTCTCGAGCACAACGCCGGAGCTGAAACTCTGGCCATAATAGGGATCTGGACTCGCGGAGCACACCTGGCGCGGCGAATCGCCGACTTGATCGAGCAGCTCGAGGGCATTCGTGTGCCGGTCGGCTTCATGGATATCTCGCTGTATCGTGACGACGTGCACTCCCAGCTGGACCAGCCGGTTATCCAGCGCACCGAGATCCTGTTTTCGGTGGTCGATCGGAATTTAATCCTGGTCGATGACGTTCTCTTCAGCGGCCGGACCGTTCGTGCCGCCCTGGATCAGATCATCGATTTCGGGCGCCCCCGGTCGATTCAACTGGCGGTGCTTATCGACCGCGGCCATCGCGAACTGCCGATCAAGGCTGACTACGTGGGCGCAAACATCCCGACCAATCGCGCCGACCAGGTGGTGCTCGAGGTGCTTGAAAAGGAGGGAGCCGACCGCGTGTACGTTCTCCACGGTAGGTCATCGGCGACCGGAAAACGCAAGCGCCCGAAGGCGAAGGCGGGGGAGACCGGCGCCGGGGGTACGGGCGGGCGCCGTCCCGCCTCCAAGAAAGGAGCGAAAAAGTGA
- a CDS encoding aspartate carbamoyltransferase catalytic subunit, producing MSRLSSRHLLGLEGVPRTDIEKILRTTDTFREVLDRTIKKLPTLRGITVLNLFYEPSTRTRISFELAEKRLSADTVNFTKSTSSVAKGESLRDTVQNIEAMKIDMVVVRHNSPGVPYYLTQCMAANIINAGDGSHEHPTQALLDMYTIYKKYGGLDGLRVVLVGDVKHSRVIRSNIWGLRTMGASVALCGPATLFPSEVEKFGCDAYTDIEEALDGADVVNIMRIQLERQQAGLLPSQREYTNLFGITRERLRGLNKDYTIMHPGPMNRGVEITSEVADSDRSVILEQVTNGQAVRMAVLYLLSGRKEGEE from the coding sequence GTGAGCCGGCTTTCTTCGCGACATCTGCTGGGACTGGAAGGCGTTCCGCGCACGGACATCGAGAAAATCCTCAGGACCACCGACACCTTCCGTGAAGTGCTTGATCGGACGATCAAGAAACTGCCCACCCTGCGCGGCATTACGGTTCTCAACCTCTTCTACGAGCCGTCCACGCGCACGCGCATCTCGTTCGAGCTGGCCGAGAAGCGCCTTTCGGCGGACACGGTCAATTTCACCAAGTCCACGTCCTCCGTCGCCAAGGGAGAATCGCTGCGCGACACGGTGCAGAACATTGAGGCCATGAAGATCGACATGGTCGTGGTGCGTCACAATTCGCCCGGGGTGCCGTACTATCTTACTCAGTGCATGGCCGCCAACATCATCAACGCCGGGGACGGTTCCCACGAGCACCCCACGCAGGCGCTGCTGGACATGTATACGATCTACAAGAAGTACGGCGGGCTGGACGGCCTGCGGGTGGTCCTGGTCGGTGACGTCAAACACTCGCGGGTGATTCGCTCCAACATCTGGGGGCTCAGGACGATGGGCGCCTCGGTTGCCCTGTGCGGGCCGGCCACGCTTTTTCCTTCCGAGGTCGAGAAATTCGGCTGCGACGCCTACACCGACATCGAAGAGGCCCTTGACGGCGCCGACGTGGTCAACATCATGCGCATCCAGCTTGAGCGGCAGCAGGCGGGGCTGCTCCCGTCGCAGCGCGAGTACACGAACCTGTTCGGCATAACCAGGGAACGTCTGAGAGGCCTTAACAAGGACTATACCATCATGCATCCCGGGCCGATGAATCGCGGCGTGGAGATCACGAGCGAAGTGGCCGACAGCGATCGGTCCGTCATTCTCGAACAGGTGACCAACGGCCAGGCGGTGCGAATGGCCGTGCTGTACCTGCTGTCGGGGCGTAAGGAAGGAGAGGAGTGA
- a CDS encoding formyltransferase family protein, translating to MNVILVTHDSIYGRCLAARLFDTGCLDRVIIETGRPSRKFYWRKLKSAGPVNFLFGYLLNRWFERQGRKSLPDLPMPRHEKVENINTCLFADDDLVVGFGTSYITARTLKRIKNGFLNLHTGILPDYRGVKSEFWTLFCRDYDRAGWTLHFMTPKLDAGDIVLQHFTPVHDENPAQLRAKMLTEGIGALAAFIQAVRRDGIESISRRPQGEGRYFTTPTWREWRDYRQGKTPQRHDRPQPGAEA from the coding sequence ATGAACGTGATTCTGGTAACGCATGATTCCATCTACGGGCGCTGTCTGGCCGCCCGGTTGTTCGACACCGGTTGCCTCGACCGTGTCATCATCGAAACCGGCCGACCGTCCCGGAAATTCTACTGGCGCAAACTGAAAAGCGCCGGACCCGTGAATTTCCTCTTTGGGTATCTGCTCAATCGCTGGTTTGAACGGCAGGGGCGAAAGAGCCTGCCCGACCTCCCCATGCCGCGCCATGAGAAGGTCGAAAACATCAACACCTGTTTGTTCGCTGACGACGATCTCGTGGTCGGGTTCGGAACCTCCTATATCACTGCGCGGACGCTCAAGCGGATCAAGAACGGTTTTCTGAACCTGCACACCGGTATCCTTCCGGATTACCGTGGTGTCAAGTCGGAGTTCTGGACGCTCTTCTGCCGGGATTACGACAGAGCCGGCTGGACGCTGCACTTCATGACGCCGAAACTCGACGCGGGTGACATTGTGCTCCAGCATTTCACGCCGGTTCACGACGAAAATCCCGCCCAGTTAAGGGCAAAAATGCTGACCGAGGGGATCGGGGCGCTGGCCGCGTTCATCCAGGCCGTCCGCCGCGACGGCATCGAGTCGATATCCCGGCGGCCGCAGGGGGAAGGCCGGTATTTCACCACTCCCACGTGGCGCGAGTGGCGCGATTACCGCCAGGGGAAAACGCCGCAGCGCCATGACCGGCCTCAACCCGGCGCGGAGGCTTAG
- a CDS encoding ATP-binding cassette domain-containing protein, translating to MIEFKDVSYRYGRGGPPVLEHVNLTLRKGESVCIMGPNGSGKTTLAHILAGLVRGYGGSATVNGCPAGERDGRSRVGVLFQNPDNQMVATLVEKEIAFALENQAMPCREMERKVAETARSFQIEHLLRRLTTELSGGEKQRVALAALMVSRPPVLVLDEPDSFLDVPGRRILEKELVRIRTSQPGLIEVRITQYPSVAARYPRLIVLAEGGVVADGRPGEVFADAAVVDRARLCLTDSQASAKALPAALAAPAQPHGRTLRAIHLEGVGFGYAAQKPLLRDLNLVLNRGEVLAVIGATGVGKSTLGLLLCGIYQPVEGIVRMIDRDGKSLPGAGVTGQVVGSFQQPERQFFLSSCQEEIAFGPKNMGRHLSPEELAALLDLVDLDPARFGTRDPFTLSMGEKRRLAFAAVLSMAPAFAVFDEPTCGLDTEGVSRFLALSRLLKSRNVGLVVISHEGDLIKAVADRVLWLKGNGEAVETTVDDLFARDECRDVVSPFSRTFNLPERPG from the coding sequence ATGATTGAATTCAAGGACGTCTCATATCGTTACGGTCGCGGCGGACCGCCGGTTCTCGAACATGTGAACCTGACCCTGCGCAAGGGGGAGTCAGTCTGTATCATGGGCCCGAACGGGTCCGGCAAGACGACGCTGGCCCACATTCTGGCGGGCCTGGTCAGGGGTTACGGCGGCTCGGCCACGGTCAACGGGTGCCCGGCCGGCGAGCGTGACGGCCGCAGCCGCGTGGGCGTCCTTTTCCAGAATCCCGACAACCAGATGGTCGCCACGCTGGTGGAAAAGGAGATCGCCTTTGCTCTGGAGAATCAGGCCATGCCGTGCCGTGAGATGGAGCGGAAGGTCGCCGAAACCGCCCGTTCCTTTCAGATCGAGCACCTGCTCCGACGGCTGACGACCGAGCTTTCCGGGGGAGAGAAGCAGCGGGTGGCATTGGCGGCGCTGATGGTCTCGAGGCCGCCGGTGCTCGTCCTGGACGAACCGGATTCATTTCTTGACGTTCCCGGCCGCCGGATTCTGGAGAAGGAACTGGTCCGCATAAGGACCTCCCAGCCGGGCCTGATCGAGGTTCGCATCACCCAGTATCCGTCGGTGGCCGCCCGTTATCCCCGCCTGATCGTGCTGGCCGAAGGTGGCGTAGTTGCCGACGGCCGGCCGGGCGAAGTGTTCGCGGATGCCGCCGTAGTTGACCGCGCCCGCCTCTGCCTTACGGACAGCCAGGCGTCGGCGAAGGCCCTGCCGGCTGCCCTTGCGGCGCCCGCGCAGCCTCACGGCCGGACTTTGCGGGCTATTCATCTTGAAGGTGTCGGCTTCGGGTATGCTGCTCAGAAACCACTGCTGCGGGACCTGAACCTGGTTCTTAATCGCGGGGAGGTTCTCGCCGTGATCGGTGCGACGGGTGTCGGCAAAAGCACTCTGGGACTCCTTCTGTGCGGCATATATCAACCGGTGGAAGGCATCGTCAGGATGATAGATCGCGACGGCAAGTCTCTGCCGGGGGCCGGAGTGACCGGGCAGGTGGTCGGGTCGTTCCAGCAACCCGAGCGGCAGTTCTTCCTGTCAAGCTGCCAGGAGGAAATCGCCTTCGGCCCGAAAAACATGGGTCGGCACCTGTCGCCGGAGGAACTTGCCGCTTTGCTTGACCTGGTCGATCTTGATCCCGCGCGATTCGGCACACGGGACCCCTTTACTTTGTCGATGGGGGAAAAACGCCGGCTGGCCTTCGCCGCAGTGCTGTCGATGGCTCCTGCTTTTGCCGTCTTCGATGAGCCGACCTGCGGTCTCGATACTGAAGGTGTCAGCCGCTTTCTCGCGCTGTCCCGGCTGCTTAAGAGCCGCAACGTCGGGTTGGTGGTGATCAGTCACGAAGGGGATCTGATCAAAGCCGTGGCGGACCGGGTGCTGTGGCTGAAAGGGAACGGCGAAGCGGTCGAAACGACGGTGGACGACCTGTTTGCCCGCGACGAATGCCGGGATGTCGTGTCGCCGTTTTCGCGTACGTTTAACCTGCCGGAGAGACCGGGTTAA
- the gcvPB gene encoding aminomethyl-transferring glycine dehydrogenase subunit GcvPB, whose amino-acid sequence MTTVEEKVLIYEKSVPGRVGYTLPETGRTEEEILSAIPAGFRRTEDAALPEMAEPEVVRHFVNMSVKNHHIDRGFYPLGSCTMKYNPKLNDVAAALPGFTRLHPLAPCSSAVGSLQLMWDLARDLSEISGFPHVTLQPVAGAHGELCGLLIMRACHLERGANRSKIIIPDSAHGTNPASVSSVGYTTVQVRSDERGMISPEAVAEVMTDDVAGMMLTNPNTVGLFESNVAEIAEVVHRGGGLMYMDGANLNANMGIFRPGDIGFDMMHFNLHKTFSTPHGGGGPGGGAIGVVDELEKFLPYPVLQRNEEGELSLNSDRPDSIGSIHSFYGNFASMVRAYAYIRTLGGAGLLRASENAVLNANYLLALLRHDFDLPYTSHCMHEFVLSGNRQKKLGVRTADISKRLLDFGVHAPTNYFPLIVPEALMIEPTETETRETLEHFAAIMKQIAREAEQSPEVVTSAPHSTPVRRLDETKASRLQDVNYAG is encoded by the coding sequence GTGACTACGGTGGAAGAAAAGGTTCTGATCTACGAGAAATCGGTGCCCGGTCGCGTGGGTTACACGCTGCCGGAGACCGGGCGGACCGAGGAGGAGATCCTCTCGGCCATCCCGGCCGGATTCCGGCGTACCGAGGATGCCGCCCTGCCGGAAATGGCCGAGCCCGAGGTGGTGCGTCACTTCGTCAACATGTCGGTGAAAAATCACCACATCGACCGGGGTTTTTACCCCCTTGGTTCGTGTACGATGAAGTACAACCCGAAGCTCAATGATGTTGCGGCGGCGCTGCCGGGGTTCACCCGTCTTCATCCGCTGGCGCCGTGCAGCAGTGCCGTCGGCAGCCTGCAACTTATGTGGGACCTGGCCCGCGATCTGAGTGAGATATCCGGCTTCCCGCACGTGACCCTCCAGCCGGTGGCCGGCGCTCACGGTGAGTTGTGCGGGCTGCTCATCATGCGCGCCTGTCACCTTGAGCGGGGCGCCAACCGCAGCAAGATCATTATTCCCGACTCGGCGCACGGCACCAATCCGGCTTCCGTATCGTCCGTGGGATACACCACCGTCCAGGTCAGGTCGGACGAACGGGGGATGATATCGCCGGAGGCGGTGGCCGAGGTGATGACTGACGACGTGGCCGGGATGATGCTGACGAATCCGAACACGGTGGGGCTTTTCGAGAGCAACGTTGCCGAAATCGCGGAGGTTGTTCACCGTGGCGGCGGCTTGATGTACATGGACGGAGCCAACCTGAATGCCAACATGGGTATTTTCCGCCCCGGCGACATCGGGTTCGACATGATGCACTTCAACCTGCACAAGACCTTTTCCACGCCTCACGGCGGCGGCGGGCCGGGCGGCGGGGCCATCGGCGTCGTCGACGAGCTGGAGAAGTTCCTGCCGTACCCGGTGCTGCAGAGGAATGAGGAAGGGGAGCTGTCTTTGAACAGCGATCGGCCCGATTCGATCGGCAGCATCCATTCATTTTACGGGAATTTCGCGAGCATGGTGCGCGCCTACGCGTATATCCGGACCCTTGGCGGTGCCGGGTTGCTCCGGGCCTCGGAGAACGCCGTCCTCAACGCCAACTACCTGCTGGCGCTCCTGCGCCACGATTTCGACCTGCCGTACACTTCGCACTGCATGCACGAGTTTGTTCTTTCGGGCAATCGGCAGAAGAAACTCGGCGTCAGGACGGCGGACATCTCCAAGCGACTGCTGGATTTCGGAGTCCATGCGCCCACCAACTACTTCCCGCTGATCGTGCCTGAGGCCCTGATGATCGAACCGACGGAAACGGAAACCAGGGAGACGCTGGAGCACTTCGCGGCGATCATGAAGCAGATTGCGCGCGAGGCCGAGCAGTCGCCTGAGGTGGTTACATCGGCGCCTCATTCCACGCCGGTGCGCCGCCTGGATGAAACCAAAGCATCGCGCTTGCAGGATGTCAACTACGCCGGCTGA
- a CDS encoding thiamine pyrophosphate-dependent enzyme: MTLQEKIFLNRYAEEGFLRAFQAGKLTGTVHLSIGQECVDVGVVEAFRDLNKLDWVLGNHRSHGQFLAVTNNLSSLITQVFDGCTQHLYDPGAFMSNGIQGSMTPVAIGAATALKKEKSDRRILCFIGDGTLGEGIFYESLNYAAEESLPVTFVIIDNKYSMSRTSHSSRYANRVGSGLSAAFDVQKTVFDESATVEQVFDATRDHLKRLDELRPSLIIADTNRLCGHSCNDTERYRPSEERTAEWRKEADVLHSSYDPDEFHHVKEMVEEAFHGYL; this comes from the coding sequence ATGACTTTGCAAGAGAAGATCTTTCTCAATCGATATGCTGAAGAGGGTTTTCTTCGGGCCTTTCAGGCTGGTAAATTGACGGGCACGGTTCATCTCTCTATCGGCCAGGAATGTGTCGACGTCGGCGTGGTGGAAGCTTTTCGCGACCTGAACAAGCTCGACTGGGTTCTCGGCAACCATAGAAGCCACGGCCAGTTCCTGGCGGTAACGAATAACCTCAGCTCTCTCATAACGCAGGTGTTCGACGGCTGCACGCAGCACCTGTATGATCCCGGCGCCTTCATGAGCAACGGCATCCAGGGATCCATGACTCCCGTCGCCATCGGCGCCGCCACGGCGCTGAAAAAGGAGAAGTCCGACCGGCGCATTTTGTGTTTCATCGGTGATGGTACGCTGGGCGAAGGCATCTTCTATGAATCCCTCAATTACGCCGCCGAGGAGTCGCTGCCGGTAACCTTCGTTATAATTGACAACAAGTATTCCATGTCAAGAACCTCCCACAGTTCACGTTATGCCAATCGCGTCGGCAGCGGGCTGAGTGCCGCTTTTGACGTACAGAAAACGGTCTTTGACGAATCCGCAACGGTTGAACAGGTTTTTGACGCCACCAGGGATCATCTGAAACGGCTTGACGAACTCAGGCCGAGTCTGATCATTGCTGATACCAATCGCCTGTGCGGCCACAGCTGCAACGACACCGAACGCTACAGGCCGTCCGAGGAGAGAACGGCTGAATGGAGGAAGGAAGCGGATGTACTGCATTCCTCCTATGATCCCGACGAATTTCACCACGTCAAGGAGATGGTCGAAGAGGCGTTTCATGGTTACCTATAG